The Stieleria sp. JC731 genome has a segment encoding these proteins:
- a CDS encoding 2-oxo acid dehydrogenase subunit E2, whose amino-acid sequence MATEVTLPELGDGIESGDVLEVFVSVGDVISEGQDIVEMETDKATVPVPSSVGGKVSKIVVSEGDTVAIGGVLIEVEAESGASAPAPSAPAPEESAPAAPAPAEPADEAPAAPAPAPPEPAAPAAAPPAPAAAAPAPAPPAPPKPAPAAPAPAPAAGDVIPAGPAVRRFAREVGVDLGRVSGSGEGGRITRDDVLTAVRASSQAAVAQPAAPAPQAAASQVKVTGGAPSADRPGTPATDDYGAVGVERMSKIRKTISDQMHRSWSNVPRVTNFDDADITELERLRQSSKEDYAAQGLKLTSMPFLIKAVATALKHHPAINATIDRENEQVIYKDYVNVGIAVDTDRGLVVPVLKNADQMSVPGLTRGLAEMAGKVRSGQFPVNDLRGGTFTISNLGAIGGQYSTPIVNVPEVAILLVGRSRKLPVVMPDDTIQPRLMMPLSLSYDHRLVDGGTAARFLNDVIGYLEAPSRLLLAF is encoded by the coding sequence ATGGCAACCGAAGTTACCCTTCCCGAACTTGGCGACGGAATTGAATCCGGCGACGTACTCGAAGTCTTCGTCTCTGTCGGCGATGTAATCTCCGAAGGCCAAGACATTGTCGAGATGGAAACCGACAAAGCAACGGTGCCCGTGCCATCGTCAGTCGGCGGAAAGGTTTCCAAAATTGTTGTCAGCGAAGGTGATACCGTTGCAATCGGCGGTGTTCTCATCGAGGTCGAAGCCGAATCGGGAGCCTCCGCTCCTGCACCAAGTGCACCAGCACCCGAAGAATCAGCACCGGCCGCTCCTGCACCAGCTGAGCCTGCAGACGAAGCTCCTGCGGCACCTGCTCCGGCACCGCCCGAACCTGCCGCTCCGGCTGCAGCACCTCCCGCTCCCGCCGCTGCAGCACCTGCACCGGCACCACCAGCGCCCCCGAAACCTGCACCGGCCGCACCTGCACCAGCACCGGCCGCCGGCGATGTCATCCCGGCTGGCCCTGCCGTTCGCCGATTCGCTCGCGAAGTCGGCGTCGACTTGGGACGCGTTTCGGGCAGTGGCGAAGGCGGACGCATCACGCGAGACGACGTCTTAACTGCTGTTCGCGCTTCCAGCCAAGCCGCTGTCGCTCAGCCAGCCGCCCCTGCCCCCCAAGCCGCAGCGTCGCAGGTCAAAGTCACCGGTGGTGCACCTTCGGCAGACCGCCCAGGCACACCGGCAACCGACGATTATGGTGCCGTCGGCGTAGAACGGATGAGCAAGATCCGAAAAACGATCAGCGACCAAATGCACCGAAGCTGGTCGAACGTCCCACGCGTGACCAACTTCGACGATGCTGACATCACCGAACTGGAACGCCTGCGTCAAAGCAGCAAAGAGGACTACGCGGCGCAAGGCCTGAAGCTGACCTCGATGCCGTTCCTGATCAAAGCTGTCGCGACCGCGCTGAAGCACCACCCGGCGATCAACGCGACCATCGATCGTGAAAACGAACAGGTCATCTACAAGGACTACGTCAACGTTGGCATCGCGGTCGACACCGATCGTGGGTTGGTTGTGCCCGTGCTAAAAAACGCTGACCAGATGAGCGTTCCCGGCCTCACACGTGGCTTGGCCGAAATGGCTGGCAAAGTCCGCAGCGGTCAATTCCCGGTGAACGATCTTCGTGGCGGAACATTCACGATCAGTAACTTGGGCGCAATCGGCGGACAATATTCGACCCCGATCGTGAACGTTCCCGAAGTGGCAATCCTGCTGGTTGGCCGCAGTCGCAAGCTGCCCGTCGTCATGCCCGACGACACCATCCAACCTCGATTGATGATGCCTCTGTCGCTGTCCTACGACCACCGTTTGGTGGACGGCGGCACTGCTGCACGCTTCTTGAACGATGTAATTGGCTACCTGGAAGCCCCCAGCCGATTGCTTCTCGCGTTCTGA
- a CDS encoding SDR family NAD(P)-dependent oxidoreductase, with amino-acid sequence MKSLPRSVMVTGASSGIGREIAICMAARKDVRQVGIHYCRNRDGAMDTAKEVEGLGKQAIVVQADFASEADCGRLVNEAWDKLSGDGQACLDGGPQVWINNAGADVLTGQASELSFGEKLQRLFQVDVASTINISRMVRSKMFDDAEQNVCDRSMVFIGWDQAPLGMEGDAGQMFGPVKSAVMAFAASFAQDVAPTIRVNTVCPGWIKTAWGDSTNDYWDHRAKTQALMGRWGRPSDIAQAVNYLTDPENTFCVGQSINVNGGWSRRFPGRPS; translated from the coding sequence ATGAAAAGCCTCCCTCGCAGTGTCATGGTGACCGGAGCCTCCTCGGGAATCGGACGAGAGATCGCGATCTGCATGGCAGCACGAAAAGATGTGCGGCAGGTCGGCATTCACTATTGTCGCAACCGAGACGGTGCCATGGACACCGCCAAAGAGGTGGAAGGCTTGGGCAAGCAAGCGATCGTGGTGCAAGCTGACTTTGCGTCCGAGGCTGATTGCGGGCGACTGGTCAATGAAGCTTGGGACAAGCTGTCCGGTGATGGGCAAGCCTGCCTTGATGGTGGGCCTCAAGTTTGGATCAACAACGCCGGGGCTGATGTGTTAACCGGGCAGGCATCAGAGCTTTCCTTCGGCGAGAAGCTGCAGCGACTGTTTCAAGTCGATGTCGCGAGCACGATTAATATCAGTCGCATGGTGCGATCGAAAATGTTTGATGATGCGGAACAGAATGTGTGCGATCGGTCGATGGTTTTTATCGGCTGGGATCAAGCACCGCTCGGCATGGAGGGTGACGCGGGACAGATGTTCGGTCCGGTCAAGTCAGCCGTGATGGCGTTCGCGGCAAGCTTTGCGCAAGATGTCGCGCCAACGATTCGTGTGAACACGGTTTGTCCCGGTTGGATCAAAACGGCTTGGGGTGATTCAACGAATGATTATTGGGATCATCGCGCCAAGACGCAGGCGTTGATGGGCCGATGGGGAAGGCCTAGCGATATTGCCCAAGCGGTTAACTATCTGACTGATCCGGAGAACACGTTTTGTGTTGGACAATCGATCAATGTGAACGGTGGTTGGAGTCGTCGATTTCCTGGTCGGCCGAGCTGA
- a CDS encoding PstS family phosphate ABC transporter substrate-binding protein, which yields MAIQLKNWTLPLAIAALCAVGCNSKTDTASGDAGAESSEIAGEGAAPSNMAGTIKINGSSTVLPISNAVAEKFAQQYPDVSVSVDGAGTGNGFKDFEVKKTDISDASRPIKPGEKEKCQANEVAFIEVPVAYDGLTIVINPKNDWVKSLTIDQLKKIFVGDDAAKTWKDVDPSWPEEKIDIYAPGTGSGTYDYFHEVVVGKSDAELRQDMSLNEDDNILVKGVADNKNAIGFFGVAYYEESKDKLTAVQIINPKDGKAYLPTTENIASGNYAPFSRPLFIYVSLASLKRAEVQTFVSYYMDNVSELCERVGYVRLPESIIEKGKANIENRAAGTHYINAEGETRSGALEDIFVEENLVK from the coding sequence ATGGCCATCCAACTGAAAAACTGGACCCTACCATTGGCAATCGCAGCGCTATGTGCCGTTGGTTGCAATTCAAAAACTGATACCGCGTCTGGTGATGCGGGAGCCGAATCCAGTGAGATCGCTGGTGAGGGTGCGGCGCCATCGAACATGGCCGGCACGATCAAAATCAACGGCAGTAGCACGGTATTGCCAATCAGCAACGCAGTCGCTGAAAAGTTCGCTCAGCAGTACCCCGACGTTTCGGTTTCTGTTGACGGTGCCGGAACGGGTAACGGCTTCAAAGATTTCGAAGTCAAAAAGACCGACATCTCGGACGCCTCTCGCCCCATCAAACCGGGTGAGAAAGAAAAGTGCCAAGCCAACGAAGTTGCCTTCATCGAAGTTCCTGTCGCCTACGACGGTCTGACCATCGTCATCAACCCAAAAAATGATTGGGTCAAGTCGCTGACAATCGATCAGCTGAAAAAGATCTTCGTCGGTGACGACGCGGCGAAAACTTGGAAAGACGTCGACCCATCATGGCCTGAAGAAAAAATCGACATCTACGCACCGGGCACCGGTAGCGGAACTTACGACTACTTCCACGAAGTGGTTGTCGGAAAGTCAGACGCGGAACTTCGTCAGGACATGAGCCTGAACGAGGACGACAATATCTTGGTCAAAGGCGTTGCCGACAATAAAAACGCGATCGGATTCTTCGGCGTCGCATACTACGAAGAAAGCAAGGACAAGTTGACCGCCGTTCAAATCATCAACCCCAAAGACGGCAAGGCTTACCTGCCAACGACGGAAAACATTGCCAGCGGCAACTACGCCCCGTTCAGCCGCCCGCTGTTCATCTACGTCAGCTTGGCATCGTTGAAGCGTGCCGAAGTTCAAACATTCGTCAGCTACTACATGGACAATGTTTCCGAACTTTGCGAACGCGTTGGATACGTCCGTCTTCCTGAGTCGATCATCGAAAAAGGCAAAGCCAACATCGAAAATCGTGCTGCCGGAACCCACTACATCAACGCCGAAGGCGAAACCCGTAGCGGCGCCCTGGAAGACATCTTCGTTGAAGAAAATTTGGTGAAGTAA
- the aceE gene encoding pyruvate dehydrogenase (acetyl-transferring), homodimeric type: MSDSKTIAQDEVRKQLGELERQSEIDIDAAETGEWMSSLEYVLKSKGPERVRFLLEKLRDRAAQEGVHAAAADTNTPYLNTIPVHEQPAFPGNRDLERRIKSIIRWNAMAMVVGGNNRGGGIGGHISTFASSATLYEVAFNHFFQGRGEDGYSGDSVYFQGHASPGMYSRAFVEGRLSAEKLTNFRRELEDGGGLSSYPHPWLMPDFWEYPTVSMGLGPIMAIYQARFNEYLRDRGIKDTSGQRVWAFLGDGECDEPETLGAIGLASREKLENLIFVINCNLQRLDGPVRGNAKIIQELESIFRGAGWNVIKVIWGGDWDELLARDESGLLVKRMGEVVDGQYQKYTGMPGSYIREHFFGKYPELLKLVENYSDEKLEKLSRGGHDPEKVFAAYKMATELKNGKPTVVLAKTIKGYGLGEAGEGRNVAHNQKKLNDEELLEFRSRFGIPISDEEVVKTPFYKPPANSHEIKYLHERRKALGGYLPSRPTEPLTMEVPSMEEMTKVIKKLENKNASTTFAVVQTLIALCRDKKIGKYMVPIVPDESRTFGMEGMFRQFGIYAHAGQLYEPVDSAIISYYKEAQDGQILEEGITEAGSMASFNAAGTAYSCHGVNMIPFYIYYSMFGFQRIGDLVWAAADMRAKGFLIGGTAGRTTLNGEGLQHQDGHSLLNAIAFPTVRSYDPAFAYEAVVIIQHGLQKMYGEAETCIYYLMAENEPYDHPAMPAGCEEGIVKGMYKYGSREVEGAKARVQLFGSGAILNCVLKAQEILAETYGIASDAWSVTSYTELRRDAAACQRWNMLHPTESPRKSYLEESLEGVEGPFISASDYVRALGEQLQPWIPGDYFVLGTDGMGRSETREALRRHFEVDAESIVIATLSRLAKAGTFSAEDVKKAIEDLGYNPDKQDPYYA; this comes from the coding sequence ATGTCCGACTCCAAGACCATTGCTCAAGACGAAGTACGCAAGCAGCTCGGCGAACTAGAGCGACAGTCAGAGATCGATATCGACGCGGCAGAAACAGGCGAATGGATGTCTTCGCTTGAGTATGTCTTGAAAAGCAAAGGGCCTGAGCGAGTTCGCTTTTTGCTCGAAAAGCTTCGCGACCGCGCCGCTCAAGAAGGCGTGCATGCTGCCGCAGCCGATACCAACACGCCTTACCTAAACACGATCCCCGTTCACGAGCAGCCCGCCTTCCCTGGCAACCGTGACCTGGAACGACGAATCAAGTCGATCATTCGCTGGAACGCGATGGCGATGGTCGTCGGTGGAAACAATCGTGGCGGTGGCATCGGCGGACACATCAGCACGTTCGCATCAAGTGCGACGCTGTATGAAGTCGCGTTCAACCATTTCTTTCAAGGTCGCGGTGAAGACGGCTACAGTGGTGACTCGGTTTATTTCCAAGGCCACGCGTCTCCAGGGATGTATAGCCGTGCGTTTGTCGAAGGCCGTTTGTCAGCCGAAAAACTCACGAACTTTCGTCGTGAACTCGAAGACGGCGGCGGACTGAGTAGCTACCCGCACCCATGGTTGATGCCCGACTTCTGGGAATACCCAACCGTCTCGATGGGTCTTGGCCCGATCATGGCAATCTACCAAGCTCGCTTTAACGAATACCTGCGTGATCGTGGAATCAAAGACACCAGCGGCCAACGTGTTTGGGCATTTCTTGGTGACGGCGAATGCGACGAACCGGAAACCCTCGGTGCGATCGGCTTGGCTTCACGCGAAAAGCTGGAAAACCTGATCTTCGTCATCAACTGCAACCTGCAACGTCTTGATGGCCCTGTCCGCGGAAACGCCAAGATCATCCAAGAGCTGGAATCGATCTTCCGTGGTGCCGGCTGGAACGTGATCAAAGTCATCTGGGGTGGCGACTGGGACGAACTGCTCGCCCGCGACGAAAGCGGCCTGCTTGTTAAACGCATGGGCGAAGTCGTCGATGGCCAGTACCAGAAATACACCGGTATGCCCGGCAGTTACATCCGCGAACACTTCTTCGGAAAATACCCCGAGCTGCTCAAGTTGGTCGAAAACTACAGCGACGAGAAACTTGAAAAACTGAGCCGTGGTGGACACGACCCCGAAAAGGTCTTCGCCGCTTACAAAATGGCGACCGAGCTGAAGAACGGCAAACCGACCGTAGTGCTTGCCAAGACGATCAAAGGTTACGGCCTTGGTGAAGCTGGCGAAGGCCGAAACGTCGCTCACAACCAAAAGAAACTCAACGACGAAGAACTGCTCGAATTCCGATCTCGCTTCGGCATTCCGATCAGCGATGAAGAAGTCGTCAAGACTCCGTTCTACAAGCCACCGGCGAACAGCCACGAGATCAAGTACTTGCACGAACGCCGCAAGGCCCTCGGCGGTTACTTGCCATCGCGTCCCACCGAACCGTTGACGATGGAAGTTCCCTCGATGGAGGAAATGACCAAAGTCATCAAGAAGCTGGAAAACAAAAACGCCAGCACAACGTTCGCCGTCGTACAAACTCTGATCGCGCTTTGCCGCGACAAAAAGATCGGCAAGTACATGGTGCCAATCGTCCCTGACGAATCACGTACCTTCGGTATGGAAGGCATGTTCCGTCAGTTCGGTATCTACGCTCATGCCGGTCAGCTTTACGAGCCAGTCGATTCGGCGATCATCTCGTACTACAAAGAAGCTCAAGACGGGCAGATCCTGGAAGAGGGAATCACCGAAGCAGGCTCGATGGCCAGCTTCAACGCCGCCGGCACCGCGTACAGCTGCCACGGCGTCAACATGATTCCGTTCTACATCTACTACAGCATGTTCGGCTTCCAACGCATCGGCGACTTGGTTTGGGCCGCTGCTGATATGCGTGCCAAAGGTTTCTTGATCGGCGGTACTGCCGGGCGGACAACCCTGAACGGCGAAGGCTTGCAGCACCAAGACGGACACAGCTTGCTGAACGCGATCGCGTTCCCAACCGTCCGATCTTACGACCCCGCGTTTGCATACGAAGCCGTCGTGATCATTCAGCACGGTCTGCAAAAGATGTACGGCGAAGCGGAAACGTGCATCTATTACTTGATGGCCGAAAACGAACCGTACGATCACCCCGCAATGCCTGCCGGTTGTGAAGAAGGCATCGTCAAAGGGATGTACAAGTACGGCAGCCGCGAAGTCGAGGGCGCGAAAGCACGCGTCCAGCTGTTCGGTAGCGGTGCCATTTTGAACTGCGTCCTGAAAGCTCAAGAGATACTTGCGGAAACTTATGGCATCGCCAGCGATGCTTGGAGCGTCACCAGCTACACCGAACTGCGACGCGATGCGGCGGCGTGCCAACGGTGGAACATGCTGCATCCAACAGAATCGCCACGCAAAAGCTACTTGGAAGAAAGCCTCGAAGGCGTCGAAGGACCGTTCATCTCGGCAAGCGACTATGTCCGTGCCCTTGGCGAACAGCTTCAACCTTGGATCCCAGGCGATTATTTTGTCTTGGGCACCGATGGAATGGGCCGCAGCGAAACCCGCGAAGCCCTCCGACGTCACTTCGAAGTCGACGCAGAGTCCATCGTCATCGCCACGCTCAGCCGCTTGGCCAAAGCTGGCACCTTCAGCGCCGAAGACGTCAAGAAGGCGATCGAGGACTTGGGATACAATCCCGATAAACAAGATCCTTACTACGCCTAA
- the pstC gene encoding phosphate ABC transporter permease subunit PstC → MSLPKALQSKEFRSTRVGVLSERLIVFSLATCATITVLITIGIIYMLVSQSAGFFASDAVTLKGFLTDTEWTALQSKDLAKAKFGILPLLSGTLRVTAIAMLIALPLGLVTAIYLSEFASPRIRSWLKPTLEVIAGIPTVVLGYFAILVISPSLQFFTDGFATFNATSAGIAVGILCLPMVCSLSEDAMRAVPRSLREGAYGLGCTPFETSIKVVVPAALSGIVSAFLLAFSRAIGETMVVALAAGTLPTFTFDPSQQAQTMTGFIVEMIKSESEYGTVQYFSLYGVAMTLFLITFGMTLIGQIIRRRFQEAYQ, encoded by the coding sequence ATGTCACTGCCGAAGGCTTTGCAATCGAAGGAGTTTCGGTCAACTCGCGTCGGCGTGTTGTCCGAGCGTTTGATCGTGTTTAGCCTGGCAACCTGCGCGACCATCACGGTACTGATCACCATCGGTATCATCTACATGTTGGTCAGTCAGAGTGCCGGGTTCTTTGCCAGCGATGCGGTTACGCTGAAGGGGTTCCTGACGGACACCGAGTGGACGGCTCTGCAGAGCAAGGACTTGGCGAAAGCGAAGTTCGGGATTCTGCCGCTATTGAGCGGGACTTTACGAGTCACCGCGATCGCGATGCTGATCGCCCTACCGTTGGGATTGGTCACCGCGATCTATTTGAGCGAATTCGCTTCGCCTCGAATCCGGTCATGGCTAAAGCCCACGCTAGAGGTGATCGCTGGTATCCCGACAGTGGTGCTCGGTTATTTCGCGATCCTCGTGATCAGCCCATCGCTGCAGTTTTTTACCGATGGTTTTGCAACCTTCAACGCGACCAGTGCTGGGATTGCGGTGGGCATCTTGTGCTTGCCGATGGTTTGTAGTCTTTCCGAAGATGCAATGAGAGCGGTACCCAGATCCTTGCGTGAAGGTGCCTATGGACTTGGTTGCACGCCTTTCGAAACGTCGATCAAGGTTGTCGTTCCCGCGGCGCTAAGCGGAATCGTTTCGGCATTTCTGTTGGCCTTCAGCCGTGCGATCGGCGAAACGATGGTGGTGGCTTTGGCGGCAGGAACCCTGCCGACGTTCACATTTGACCCATCGCAGCAAGCGCAAACGATGACGGGCTTCATCGTCGAAATGATCAAGAGTGAAAGTGAATACGGCACGGTGCAGTATTTCAGCTTGTACGGCGTCGCGATGACGTTGTTTTTGATCACGTTCGGAATGACATTGATCGGGCAAATTATTCGCCGACGTTTCCAGGAGGCGTACCAATGA
- the pstB gene encoding phosphate ABC transporter ATP-binding protein PstB: MSTAPTAQPTDAQPDQSDDSTLIRIKNFCSWYGDYQALHDLTLDIPRRQVTAFIGPSGCGKSTLLKWINRMNDIVPGARAKGHLSLLSDSETAPKKELDILDPSVDVVALRRQIGIVFQKPNPFPKSIYDNVAFGPRLHMKTTKAELDELVEWSLQKAAVWDEVKDRLHGPALGLSGGQQQRLCIARAIAVGPEVLLMDEPCSALDPSSTLAIEDLIFELRSQYTIVIVTHNMQQASRCSDRTAFFFEGRLVEAGDTTQVFTKPEKKQTDDYVRGKFG; encoded by the coding sequence ATGTCTACCGCACCGACGGCACAGCCAACTGATGCCCAACCAGATCAGTCAGACGATTCGACACTGATTCGAATCAAAAACTTCTGCTCTTGGTATGGCGACTATCAGGCTCTTCATGACCTGACGCTCGACATTCCTCGTCGCCAGGTTACGGCCTTCATCGGTCCCAGCGGATGCGGTAAAAGCACGTTGCTGAAATGGATCAACCGGATGAATGACATCGTGCCCGGTGCGAGAGCGAAGGGGCATCTGTCGTTGTTAAGCGATTCAGAAACGGCGCCCAAGAAGGAACTGGATATTCTTGATCCTTCTGTCGATGTCGTCGCGCTTCGGCGACAAATCGGAATTGTGTTTCAGAAACCAAACCCGTTTCCCAAAAGCATCTACGACAACGTTGCGTTCGGGCCTCGTTTGCATATGAAAACGACCAAAGCCGAATTGGACGAGCTGGTCGAATGGTCGTTGCAAAAAGCAGCCGTCTGGGATGAAGTCAAAGATCGATTGCATGGTCCCGCACTGGGACTCTCTGGCGGTCAGCAACAGCGTCTATGTATCGCACGTGCGATCGCTGTCGGTCCAGAAGTCCTGCTGATGGACGAGCCATGTAGCGCGCTCGACCCATCGAGCACATTGGCGATCGAGGATTTGATTTTCGAACTGCGGTCGCAGTACACCATCGTGATCGTGACGCACAACATGCAACAGGCATCACGCTGTAGTGATCGAACAGCATTCTTTTTCGAAGGCCGTTTGGTCGAAGCCGGTGACACCACCCAGGTCTTCACCAAGCCAGAGAAAAAGCAAACCGACGACTATGTCCGCGGGAAATTCGGTTGA
- a CDS encoding AAA family ATPase: MSSVSDSTQQKADDFRQRYESVREMIGRVIVGHDEIVQGVLTAMLCGGHCLLEGVPGLGKTMLVRTLSEVLELDFNRIQFTPDLMPADILGTNMIVESDQGHREFQFQRGPVFTQILLADEINRATPKTQSAMLETMQEGTVTAAGSRYELKKPFFVLATQNPIEQEGTYPLPEAQLDRFLFKLVVGYSSREDLNEIVERTTRGEKAKIEKVIDGEAMLAMQAMVREVVLTPPIRDYLVRLTLATHPDGPHSVDATNAYVRWGSSPRGAQTLALASKVRAILAGRFNVSFEDVRRVFLPTMRHRVLLNFEAQAEGVEPDKVLLDILEKVKESVE; the protein is encoded by the coding sequence ATGAGCAGCGTTTCTGATTCCACTCAGCAAAAGGCCGACGATTTCCGCCAACGATACGAAAGTGTTCGCGAAATGATTGGCCGGGTGATCGTCGGTCACGACGAAATCGTTCAGGGCGTCCTGACGGCAATGCTATGTGGCGGACACTGTTTGCTCGAAGGTGTTCCGGGGTTGGGAAAGACAATGTTGGTACGCACATTGTCTGAGGTTTTGGAATTGGATTTTAATCGCATCCAGTTCACGCCCGACCTGATGCCCGCTGATATCCTGGGTACAAACATGATCGTCGAATCCGATCAGGGGCATCGTGAATTCCAGTTCCAACGCGGTCCAGTTTTCACACAGATTCTGTTGGCCGACGAAATCAACCGCGCCACGCCGAAGACTCAATCGGCGATGTTGGAAACGATGCAAGAAGGCACCGTCACGGCAGCCGGTTCCAGATACGAACTAAAGAAACCGTTCTTCGTACTCGCCACGCAAAACCCAATCGAGCAAGAAGGCACTTACCCGCTTCCTGAAGCTCAGCTAGACCGTTTTCTGTTTAAGTTGGTTGTTGGCTACAGCAGCCGCGAAGACTTGAACGAAATCGTCGAACGCACCACTCGTGGTGAAAAGGCCAAGATCGAAAAAGTGATCGACGGCGAGGCGATGTTGGCAATGCAAGCGATGGTTCGCGAAGTCGTGCTAACGCCGCCAATTCGTGACTACCTCGTTCGACTTACCTTGGCGACACACCCCGACGGCCCACATTCAGTTGATGCAACCAATGCCTACGTGCGTTGGGGCAGTAGCCCTCGTGGTGCGCAGACTTTGGCGTTGGCTTCGAAAGTCCGCGCGATCCTGGCCGGTCGATTCAATGTCAGCTTCGAAGATGTGCGGCGAGTCTTTTTGCCAACAATGCGGCACCGAGTCCTGTTGAACTTCGAAGCCCAGGCCGAAGGCGTCGAGCCCGACAAGGTGCTGCTAGATATCTTGGAAAAGGTGAAAGAGTCAGTAGAGTAG
- a CDS encoding PstA family ABC transporter permease yields the protein MPTALTSQDPQYLTNNAIRRKRMSRWFYGLCVAIAFVSVLILVVLLVAIWTQGQSRLSTDLLTRAHSELQIERSGMWPSIVGSLIVCFVCALAALPLGIATAVFLEEFKPTSKPLRVMHGFIQLNIANLAGVPSIVYGLLGLTVFVYMFNVFGQIKVNESPGWEIMGADHYYQVMTLQPGHVVFVPQEDPSIREIEITEPVEAVDNAGKRFELAVWTPGTPRPKDEATKRKTIEEGAIGGTITRRSWYYFRLPLDKSFLSGGMTLALVILPIIIIASQESLRAVSPSLREASMGIGATTWQTVRHVCLPAAVPGIMTGSILAMGRAIGEAAPILVVLGANVMKAGGPEHLMDNAVTMPVLIFNWAGRQQNEFQELAAAAIIVLLVVLLILNSTAIVIRQKVQKAHS from the coding sequence ATGCCTACTGCCCTGACCAGTCAAGACCCTCAGTATCTGACGAATAACGCGATCCGTCGCAAACGGATGAGTCGTTGGTTTTATGGGCTCTGTGTCGCGATCGCTTTTGTGAGTGTTCTGATTCTGGTCGTGCTATTGGTGGCGATTTGGACTCAGGGCCAATCACGCCTGTCGACTGACCTTTTGACACGCGCCCATAGTGAGCTTCAGATTGAACGAAGCGGAATGTGGCCGTCGATCGTTGGGTCTCTGATCGTTTGCTTTGTCTGTGCACTCGCCGCGTTGCCGCTGGGAATTGCGACAGCGGTTTTCCTTGAGGAATTCAAGCCAACCAGCAAGCCACTGCGGGTGATGCATGGATTCATTCAATTGAACATTGCAAACTTGGCGGGGGTGCCATCGATCGTTTACGGGCTGCTCGGCCTGACGGTGTTTGTCTACATGTTTAACGTGTTTGGGCAAATCAAAGTTAACGAATCACCCGGCTGGGAAATCATGGGTGCCGATCACTATTACCAAGTGATGACGTTGCAGCCTGGGCATGTGGTCTTCGTCCCGCAAGAAGATCCAAGCATCCGAGAAATCGAGATTACCGAACCGGTCGAAGCCGTCGACAATGCGGGAAAGCGGTTCGAACTCGCTGTCTGGACTCCGGGAACACCTCGGCCAAAAGACGAGGCTACCAAGCGTAAAACGATTGAAGAGGGGGCCATCGGCGGGACAATCACCCGTCGATCGTGGTACTACTTTCGATTGCCTTTGGATAAAAGTTTTCTCTCCGGCGGGATGACACTGGCGCTAGTGATCCTGCCGATCATCATCATCGCTTCGCAAGAATCTCTCCGTGCGGTATCTCCATCGCTTCGAGAAGCGTCGATGGGAATTGGGGCAACGACTTGGCAAACTGTTCGTCACGTATGTTTGCCGGCTGCCGTTCCCGGGATCATGACCGGCTCGATTCTGGCAATGGGACGTGCGATCGGTGAAGCCGCTCCAATTTTGGTCGTGTTGGGTGCAAATGTCATGAAGGCCGGCGGTCCGGAGCACCTGATGGACAACGCAGTGACAATGCCGGTCTTAATTTTTAACTGGGCGGGTCGGCAACAAAACGAATTTCAAGAACTTGCCGCGGCAGCGATCATCGTACTATTGGTCGTTCTGTTGATCTTGAATTCGACCGCAATCGTTATCCGGCAGAAAGTACAAAAAGCACACTCCTGA